A window of Flavobacterium branchiarum genomic DNA:
GTAAGCTCTTCTCGTAAAACAGAAGATGTAAGCTCAACATAAAGCGTACTTCCTTTCAAAATAACGTTTCTGGTGTAACTATTCACTCCATTTCCCATCAATTGTCTCCATGCATCCTTTACATCAATTTCATCCATTCCATACTGAAGTCTATTTACCTCAATAATTTTTTGTAAAATATCCCCAACGGAACTCTGATTATTTAGTCTTTTCGCCATTCTCTATGATATTTATTGGTCCTGCTTTTTTGTAATGATATTCTTTTTTCTCGGCGTTCAGCAATACCAACTCTCCGTCAGTTAAAGCAATTAACTCCTCACTCCATTTCATATAAGGTGTCGAATAATCTAAAAAGGCTTTACCATCTTTAAATCTAACCTTAACCTCTTCATGCAAATCATTTGTTACAAAAGTCCCATCTAATTGTGGCATTACTTTTTGGCGAGTTCCAGTATTATCGGCTCCAATCATAAAATAATCAAAGCTCTCATTCATTCCGTAATCTTTATCCTCTCCCTCATCAAAAGTAACTTTTTCAATTTCCCAATATCCATTTAATTTGGCAATATCAGCGGGTTCAATTTTCTGTTGACAAGAGACAAACAAAAGCGAAACAAATAAAATTTTAAATACGTTTTTCATTATAATTTATTTTTTTGAGAAGCTATTACCTGCTATTCGCTATATCTTTTTTGTAAAATCCTTCCTTTGTCAGGATGGTACAATAAAGGATGTCGCTTCTATCAGGGCTAAAGCTTCACGGTAATTATGGATGTTTTTTATCAATTACAAAGTTAACCTTATAAAATTGATAACGAAGAAAAAAAAGCCAAAACCCTATAAACTATTCGATTAATTCGGACTTATCCGTAAAAGCAAAAAACCAAAGAATACGATACGTTTTCCTTGGTTTTTTTTATATATTAAACACAGCTTATCCTAATAACGAAAAGCTTTATATTATAAAACGATATTAGAAATAGCTGTTTATTAAATTATCTTTTTGTTTGAATCCTTCTAAGAAGCCCAAGAAGGAATAAAATCACACCTATTACTAATAAAATGTAATATACGGTTAGATTTTGCTCTCTAAAAATATTAGACAATACAAAAGAAAGAATGCTACCAAAATAAAAATAGATTGGAGGAATAGTATTAAAACTCATCTTGAAATTATTTAAAAAAACTATCTACAAATTCATACTTATTAAAAACCTGTAAGTCTTCAATTCCTTCTCCAACACCTATGTATTTTACAGGAATCTTAAACTGATCCGAAATACCAATCACAACACCACCTTTGGCAGTACCATCTAGTTTAGTTACTGCAAGAGCTGTTACTTCGGTTGCAGCTGTAAACTGCTTAGCTTGTTCAAAGGCATTTTGACCTGTAGAACCATCCAAAACCAAAAGTACGTCGTGTGGTGCATCGGCTACTACTTTTTGCATTACACGTTTTACTTTGGTAAGTTCGTTCATCAGGTTGATTTTGTTATGCAAACGACCTGCAGTATCAATTATTACCACATCTGCATTTTGAGCTACTGCAGATTGTAAAGTATCAAATGCTACTGATGCTGGGTCACTCCCCATGTTTTGTCTCACAATAGGTACGTCTACGCGATCAGCCCAGATTTGCAATTGATCAATCGCTGCTGCACGAAAAGTATCTGCTGCACCTAAAACTACTTTATATCCGGCTTTTTTGAACTGATACGCTAATTTACCGATAGTTGTAGTCTTTCCTACTCCATTTACTCCAACAACCATTAAAACGTATGGTTTTGTCTTAACAGGAATTACAAATTCTGTTGCTTCACCGGTATTGGTTTCTGATAACAAACCTGCAATCTCTTCTCTCAAGATTTGGTTTAACTCATCAACACCAAGATATTTATCGGCTGCTACACGGTTTTCTATTCGGGTAATCACTTTTAGAGTTGTCTCTACCCCAACATCCGAAGAAACAAGAATTTCTTCTAAATTATCTAAAACGTCATCATCGACTTTAGATTTACCAGCTACTGCTTTGCTTAATTTAGAAAAGAAAGAGGTTTTTGATTTTTCAAGACCTTTGTCTAGTGTTTCTTTTTTTTCGGATGAAAATATTTTTTTAAAAAAACTCATTTTATATAGGTTGTTAGTTTTTTGAATTATTTAGATCTTCTCACAATCTACAACAATCCTTGAGTTTAAAAAAGGACAAATGTCTTTAATTAGCCCCGATTGTAGTAAAATCCTTTTGTTCTGGGTTTCAGAACCAAAAGATTGAAGCAAAAGCGGGTACATTGCTAAAAAAAAGAACTAATGTTAGGCTTCTCTTATATCTCGAGACAAATATAAAAAATAAAAAAGCTACTTCCGAATGAAAGTAGCTTTTCTATATATTGTAATTGTTAATTATTTCTTTTTCAAGAAAGTATCAACTTCTTCAGGAGTCATAATAGATTCTACGAATGTATATGCACCAGTTTTTGGAGATTTCACCATTTTGATGGCTTTTGATAATCTCTTAGAAGCTGTTTGTAACGATGCTACGGTTTTCTTTGCCATGATTCAAATGTTATTTGAAGTTCTTATAAAGCTCTAATGGAAAACCATTGAGATTTATAAAATCTCTAATTATTACTTAATTTCTTTGTGAACTGTTACACGTTTCAAGATTGGATTAAATTTCTTAATCTCTAATCTGTCTGGAGTATTTTTCTTGTTCTTTGTTGTAATGTATCTTGAAGTACCTGATACACCAGAAGTCTTGTGCTCAGTACATTCTAAAATTACTTGGATTCTATTACCTTTCTTTGCCATCTTGCTATATATTTATTATTGGAAAAGATTATTTGATAAATCCTTCTGACTGCGCTTTTTTCAAAACTGCAGAAATTCCATTTTTATTAATTGTTTTTATCGTAGATGCTGCTACTCTAAGAGTAATCCATCTATCTTCTTCTGGAAGATAAAAACGCTTTTTCACTAAGTTCACAGAAAATTTTCTCTTAGTTTTGTTCATAGCGTGAGAAACGTTATTTCCTACCATCGCTCTTTTACCTGTAAGGTCACAAACTCTTGACATTATACTTATGTTTTATCGTTATTCAAAATCAGGGTGCAAAGAAAAGAAAAATAAACGATTGAAACAAAAAATTATCGCACATTTTTTAAAATTTCTTTCTGTAACATTTCTAAACTTTTAATTACAGCCCTATCTATCACTTTTTCACGTGGTTGGCCAAAGTTGAATTCTTCGACAATTATATCGTCCGGAGTTGCAATTGCAATAAAAACCGTACCAATTTCTGCATTTGAGTCTCCTTTTGTCGGTCCAGCGTTTCCAGTTGTCGCTATTGCGTAATCCGTTTTCATTAGGCTCTTTACACTCAAAGCCATCGCCGAAGCCACTGCCGAACTTACGACAGAATTTTCTGCTATCAAACTCGCTGAAATCCCCAAAACAGTTGTTTTTAGCTCGGTTGAATACGGCACAATACTTCCTTTAAAATAGCTCGATGCTCCAGAAACCGCTGACAAAAGCGATGCGATTTTTCCCCCAGTACAACTTTCGGCTGTCGCTATCGTTTTCCTTTTCTTAGCAAGTAATTGCCCAACCACCACCTCGATAGTTTCATTATCATCAAAACCTACTATGATATCATGAATAATTGCATCTAAGGATCGTACATTGGCCTCAATAACCGCTTCTAGCATTTCTTTATCAGTTCCTCGTGCCGAAAGTCGCAGTCGCACTCTTCCTGGATTGGGCAAATAAGCTAATTTTATAAAATCAGGCAAATTATTCTCCCACTCCTCAATGCGCTCTGCTA
This region includes:
- a CDS encoding DUF4295 domain-containing protein — its product is MAKKTVASLQTASKRLSKAIKMVKSPKTGAYTFVESIMTPEEVDTFLKKK
- the rpmB gene encoding 50S ribosomal protein L28, which produces MSRVCDLTGKRAMVGNNVSHAMNKTKRKFSVNLVKKRFYLPEEDRWITLRVAASTIKTINKNGISAVLKKAQSEGFIK
- a CDS encoding CinA family nicotinamide mononucleotide deamidase-related protein → MKATIITIGDEILIGQIVDTNSGFIAKSLDKIGVEVHEMISISDEKEHILNTFSQLQNKVDLVIITGGLGPTKDDVTKKTFCDYFEDELVVDSGVLAHVTAIIEGFYKRPITQMNKDQALVPSKCTVLHNEMGTAPGMWMKKENTVFVSLPGVPYEMKYLVESVIVPKIVKEYERPYIIHKTILTYGQGESLVAERIEEWENNLPDFIKLAYLPNPGRVRLRLSARGTDKEMLEAVIEANVRSLDAIIHDIIVGFDDNETIEVVVGQLLAKKRKTIATAESCTGGKIASLLSAVSGASSYFKGSIVPYSTELKTTVLGISASLIAENSVVSSAVASAMALSVKSLMKTDYAIATTGNAGPTKGDSNAEIGTVFIAIATPDDIIVEEFNFGQPREKVIDRAVIKSLEMLQKEILKNVR
- the ftsY gene encoding signal recognition particle-docking protein FtsY, with protein sequence MSFFKKIFSSEKKETLDKGLEKSKTSFFSKLSKAVAGKSKVDDDVLDNLEEILVSSDVGVETTLKVITRIENRVAADKYLGVDELNQILREEIAGLLSETNTGEATEFVIPVKTKPYVLMVVGVNGVGKTTTIGKLAYQFKKAGYKVVLGAADTFRAAAIDQLQIWADRVDVPIVRQNMGSDPASVAFDTLQSAVAQNADVVIIDTAGRLHNKINLMNELTKVKRVMQKVVADAPHDVLLVLDGSTGQNAFEQAKQFTAATEVTALAVTKLDGTAKGGVVIGISDQFKIPVKYIGVGEGIEDLQVFNKYEFVDSFFK
- a CDS encoding DUF721 domain-containing protein; amino-acid sequence: MAKRLNNQSSVGDILQKIIEVNRLQYGMDEIDVKDAWRQLMGNGVNSYTRNVILKGSTLYVELTSSVLREELTHGKSKIITMINEELRRDVVRDVVLR
- a CDS encoding lipocalin family protein translates to MKNVFKILFVSLLFVSCQQKIEPADIAKLNGYWEIEKVTFDEGEDKDYGMNESFDYFMIGADNTGTRQKVMPQLDGTFVTNDLHEEVKVRFKDGKAFLDYSTPYMKWSEELIALTDGELVLLNAEKKEYHYKKAGPINIIENGEKTK
- the rpmG gene encoding 50S ribosomal protein L33, with the protein product MAKKGNRIQVILECTEHKTSGVSGTSRYITTKNKKNTPDRLEIKKFNPILKRVTVHKEIK